A segment of the Halococcus agarilyticus genome:
CGTCGATCTCGCGGCCGGGGGCGAGCGCCTCACGTGCGTACACCGACGTCTCGTGGCGCTCGTCGTCGAAGACCACCGATCGATCCTCCTTCCGTGACTCGCCCTCGCCGGCGTACCCGGCGGCCCGCGGTTCGCGCTCGACGGTGGCGGTCGTGCGGAGCGTGACGAGTTCGACCGCATCGTCCATCCGATAGCCGGCGGCGGTCCCGTGGGCGTCGTGGAATCGATCTTCGAGGATTGCTGGATCGACGGACTCGTCGACCGGGACGGTGAGTTCGAAGCTCTGGCCGACGTACCGACAGTCCGCCGCGCGCTCGATCCGGGCGGCCGACGGGTCGGACACGTCGGTGCGCACCTCGTCGGCGAGGTCGTCGTAGACCCGCTCGACCGCGCCGACATCGAGATCGGCGAGCGGGGTCCGGTGGGTTCGGGCCGCGTCGTGTTTCTCGTCGGCCGCCAGCAGTCCGTACGCCGAGAGCACCCCGCAGGCGCGCGGGACCACGGCAGTCTCGATCCCGAGCGCGTCGGCGAGCGCGGCCGCGTGCATCGGTCCCGCGCCGCCGAACGCCGCGAGGCCGAACCGTCGCGGGTCGTGGCCGCGTTCGGTCGTCACCGAACGGATCGCCCGCGTCATCGCCGCGTTCGCCACTCGATGGACACCGCGGGCGGCATCTACCGCACCATCGAGGCTCGCTTCCGCAGCGAGGGCAGCGAGCGCCTCGCGGGCCGCGTCGGTGTCGAGTTCGAGGTCGCCGCCGAGCGCGGAGTCCGCGCCGATGTAGCCGAGCACCACGGCCGCGTCCGTCACCGTGGGATCGGTGCCACCGCGACCGTAACACGCCGGTCCGGGATCGGCTCCCGCGCTCTCGGGCCCAACCCTGAGCGCGCCGCCGGCATCGACCCACGCGATCGAACCCCCGCCAGCGCCGACGGTGGTGAGGTCGACCATCGGCGTGCCGATCGGACGGCCCGCGATGCTTCCGTCGGTCGTGCGCTCGATCTCGCCGTCGCGGACGAGACCCACGTCCGAGGATGTCCCACCCATGTCGAACGTGATTAGACCACGAAGTCCGCTCGTGTGCTCGTCGAGGTGTGTGCCCGCGGTCGCATCGGCCCCGACCACGCCAGCCGCCGGTCCCGAGAGAACGGTCGTGACCGCGCGTTCGCGCACCGTGGCGGGGTCCGCGATCCCGCCGTTCGACTGCATCACGCGGGGAGCCGGCATCCCGAGGTCCGCAGCGCGCGATTCGAGTTGGCCGATGTAGGCGTCGATCGTCGGCGTGAGATAGGCGTCGGCGACGGTGGTCGCGGTGCGCTCGTACTCGCGGAACTCGGCGAGCACCTCGTTGGAGGTCGAAACGTGAACGTCACACTCCTCGCGGAGCACGCTCGCGATCCGCTCCTCGTTCTCGGGGTGGGCGTAGGCGTGGAGCAGACAGACCGCGACGCTCTCGACGTCGTCGTCGAGTCGATCGGCGAGGTCGCGCACGTCGGCCTCGTCGACCCGCGTCTCGATCCCGTCGACGGTCGCCCGCTCGTCGATCCCGTGCCGGCGTCGACGGGGCACGAGCGGCGTGGGTTTCTCGGCGGCGAGATCGTAGAGTGCGGGTCGGTCCTGGCGGCCGATCTCGAGGACGTCCCGGAACCCCGCGGTCGTGACGAGCGCGGTCGTCGCGCCCGTCCCCTCCAAGAGTGCGTTGACCGAAACCGTGGTCCCGTGCGCGAACGAGTCGATCTCGCCGGGATCGAGACCGGACGCCTCACAGACCGCTTCGATCCCGTCGACGACGCCGACGCTCTGATCGTCGGTGGTCGGCACTTTCTCGGTCGTGAGGCCGTCGTCGGTCAACAGTACCACGTCGGTGAACGTGCCCCCGACGTCGACAGCGAGACGCGCTCCGCGGGCCTCGACGGCGAGGCGCACATCGTGGGCTTGGTCAGCAGGGCGTGCGTCGCTACGCGAGCCCGACGCCCGGTCGGAGGTCATACCCTCTCGAGCGGCCGCGCCGACAACATTCTTTCGTGCGCTCGCACGGGGAGCCGTTCCCTCTCAGAGACCGACACCGAACGTGAGGAGGACGAACACCGCCGATCCGACGCTGACGACGAACGCCACCGCGAAGACCACGACGCTCCACGAGAGCACCTTCCGGCCGTCGAGCGGGCCGAACGGGAGCATGTTGAAGCCCGCCAGCAGCAGGTTGATGCCGACGCCGAACGCGCCGACCACACCGAGAAACCCCCCAGCGAGGAGCGCGAGTGGGGCGAACGCGACCGCGAGCACGAGGTTCGTGACCGGGCCGGCGAGCGCGATCAGCCCGTTCTGGCGCTCGGTGATCCGTCCCTGATGGTAGACCGCACCGGGCGCGGCGAACAGGAAGCCCGCCAGCGCGCTGACGACCGCGATGAACAACATTCCGTAGTCGGCACGGAAGCCCGCGATCTGGCCGAAGCGCTGGGCGACGACCTTGTGCGCGAGCTCGTGGAGCAGAAAGCCGATCCCCGCGGTGAGCATGCTGAGGGCGAACACTCGGACGACCGCCGGCGAGAGGAGTGCGCCGACATCGCCCGAGAGCAGCGCCCCCTGGAGCGAGACGCCGAAAAACGAGTCGAAGAACAGCGCGAACGCGACCCCGAGCGCGATCCACGCGACCGCGAGGTCGAACAGCTCGCGGGTGTCGAACCTCATCGCAGCGTCCCCCAGAGCAGATCGACGCTGTTGTGCGCACCCTCGACCATCAGCCTCACCACCCCGTCCACGCCACCGACGCCCGTCGCGAGATACGGGAGCACCACCACCGCGAACAGGAAGCTCGCGACGATGCTCCCGACGTTGGTCAGCGCGACCACCGCGATCAGCCGGAAGAGTGCGACCTCGCGGAGCCGATCGAGGAGTTCGGGGATCGGGGCCTCCTCGTCGCCGAGGATCTCGTTCAAGGTGGAGATATCGCCGATGTTGACGTCGAGATAGCGGAGTTCGACGTAGCCCGCGAACCAGCCGGGCGCGAGCAGCGGGTTCACGCTGGTGAGCCACGCGACCGCACCGCCGACACCCGCGCTGGTCCAGTGTGCGCCCGCGAGCCGGGCGAGCGTGGCCGCGAACACGCCGTTGACGAGGAACCACGCGCCGAACAGTCTGAGGAGAAATCCGTTGCGCGCACCCGCCATCGCGAGCAAGAGGAAGAAGGCGAGGAAGCCGAGCGTGAACAGGTAGCCCACGATCTTGTAGGGCGAGAACCGTCCGCCGGTTTCACGGCCGACGAGCTCCTCCTGGGGTGGCAGTAGTTCGGGGTTGGTGAGATAGCGCTCGATCCCCGCCTGGTGGCCCGCACCCACCACCGCGACGACCCGGTGGCCCGCCTCGCGCAGCCCCACCAGCCGGTGGGCGATGAACGCGTCGCGCTCGTCGATCAGCGCCTCCGCGCCGCCCGGCGAAAAGGCGCGAAACTCCTCCAGCATCGCCCCCACCACGTCCGCGTCGGTCAGGTCCTCCATCGCTATCTCCTCGTGTTCGCCCTCCTCGGGCGCGGTCAGCGCGAACAGACCGAGGAAGACCAGTGCGGTCCCGAGGCCCAAGGCGATAGCGACGAGGAGGTAGTCGATCCCCGAAAAGACGAGGCCTGGCAGGGTGAGGCTCGGCGGGAGGACGAGGGGCCCGAAGAACGCCTCGATCGGAAAGCCGAGGATTGCGCCCGCGGAGAGGCCGAGGCCGAGCGCGACCGCGGCCGGTGGGGCGAACGCCAGCGGGAGGCTCAACAGCATCCGGAGTTTCTCGGTCCCGGTCATCCGGGCCCAGAAGCGCTGGACCGTGACCTGGATGTCGCGGTCGACGAGTGCGACGTTCAGGTCGAACTCCTCGGCAGTCTCGACCGCCGCGAGCATATCGGCTCCGGGAGTGATGTCGAACTCGTCGCCGAGCCTGGTCTGGACGTACGAGAGGAGCCAGTACGCGAGGAACTGGAAGACGGTGTTGCCCCGGAGGAGATCGCTCGCGTCGAGGTCGTCGGGCTCCTCGCCTTTGAGCTGGCGATACCGACCCTCGTCGAGTTCGACCGCCACGACGTCGGGGCGCTCGTCGGCGATGGTGCGTTCGACCTCGTCGACGCTGTCGGCCGAGACGTGGGCGGTGCCGACGACCCGGACACTGCCCGAACCGCTTCCAGCGTTGGAGCCGGAACCGGCGTCCGCGGTCGCCGCTGGGTCGCTCATTGGCGAACCCACGAACCCTGGTTTCTTACCCCTGTCGGGATCGATGTCCGGCGTCAGCCCCGCCGTCGCCGGCGAGCGCCTCGTCGCGCAGGCGTTCGCCCTCCGTAGTGTCGACGGTGAGTTCGGGCACGGTCGTCGGCTCGCGGTCGTCGTCGATCGCGACGTAGACGAAGTACGACTCGGTGGTGAGTTCGCGGCTGCCGGTCCCGAGGTCCTCCCGGTACGCCCGGAGCCGGACTCTGACGCTGGTCCGGCCGGCGCGGTAGACGTACGCCTCGATCAGCGCGATGTCGCCGACCTGAATCGGGCGCTCGAAGTCGACCCGGTTGATCCGTGCGGTGACACACGAGCGGCCCGCAAACCGCATCGCGCTCATCGCGCCCACCTCGTCCATCCACTTCAGGACGTGGCCGCCATGAGCAGTTTGAAGATTGTTCGCGTGGTTCGGCTGGACCATCTCGCGGTTCTCGATGTACGTGTCCACGACGTCGGTCATGGGACTCGTTCGGTCACGCCGGGAATGAGCCTGCTGGATTCGGCCGGCCAGGACGCCACCGCGAGGCCCACGCGCGAGGCGCGCTCGTCGGGGAGGCGGGTCGACGGATGGCGGCTCTCGCGAGGAACGTTTATCCGCGACGCTCGCCACGCCCCGGTATGACCCTCGACGTCGAGACGCCCCCGCCGCCCGAACTCGCCACCGACGTCGACGCCGACGACTACGACGACGCCGACGTGGGCGGCGACGAGTACCGCCGCGAGGAACTCGGCGACTTCCTCGCCGCAGGCGCGTGGGAGGAGGCGTTCGCGGCGTGGCGGGCCGACACCGACGTGACCGAGACCGAGTTCGCCATCGTCCGCGACCTCGATCTCCTCGCCCGGTTCGACTTCTTCTGGGACGACTTCGCCGACCGGGTGGGGTATCACGCACCCGGTCTGCCCGAAGACTGGAAAGAGCGCGACCTCCACCCCGAGCTCGACTCGTGGCAGCGGGTGTCGTCGATCAACGCCGGCCTGACCGAACTCGGCCAGACCGTCTGTGACGTGCTGAAAAACGAGTACATCGACTGGGAGGCCGACTACGACGCGCCCGACGACCTGCCCGACTTCTGATCACTCGCGCGAGACCGCGAGGTTCCGGAGCGGTCCACCGCACTCGGAACACAGCCCGCCACCCTCGTCGGCAGCGACCCGATTGTGACAGTCCATGCACTCGTGGTACGACTCCTCCGGACTGTACGGATCAGTTCGGACCATGATCGCCACGGAACTGCGACCAGCTAAAGTGCTATGCATTAACACACCAGTGTGGTATAACCCATAACGATCTGTATATACTGTTCGTCGGCGACGACCGTCTCATCGGGTCGTCAGCGCGCACGATCGGGGTATGTGAAACCCCACGCAAGTGGTTGGAGGACTGCCGAACGAACGCACGCTCCAGTTGGGACGTCAGCGACACGAACCCCCGAGCGGTTAAGAGCGACGGGGTGGTATGGTGGGACATGAGCGCTGATCTCGTGCCGCCGCGCGAACGCGAGTGTGTACAGTGTGGTCGTCGAGAGGCGTGGGACGAGGACGTGGCGACGTGGACGGTCGACGGCGAAACGATCGGCGAGGTCTACTGCGTTCACGAGTGGGACATCAACGGGGAATACAGTCCGTTTCGGTAGCGACGACGCCTGGCGTGGCCTGGTGAGTCGTGCAGGACGTCTCTGTCGGTCGATCACTTCCTATCTGCAACCACGTCACTCGTCTGCGCGTAGCTCGTGAACAGGGCGTCTCAACTCGATAAGGGTCCGTCTGAAACGACCTGTGGACGAAGGGACGACCGGACGTCAAGGCCGCTTCAACCCCACAAGGGTTCGTCTGAAACAACTACCTCCCGCCGGAAGTGTTCGGCCCCGGAGAGCTTCAACCCCACAAGGGTTCGTCTGAAACCGTTGATGTCGCAGTTGACGACCCACGCCTGACCGCAGCTTCAACCCCACAAGGGTTCGTCTGAAATTGAGCCGTCAGCATTACCATTCGTGCGGATGTTTTTCTTCAACCCCACAAGGGTTCGTCTGAAATACGAGCTCCGCGCGGGCGACGAGCTGTACGACAACCTTCAACCCCACAAGGGTTCGTCTGAAATTGGGGCGGGATTTGGACGGCGACGGCGCGAAGCTTCCTTCAACCCCACAA
Coding sequences within it:
- a CDS encoding hydantoinase/oxoprolinase family protein, translated to MTSDRASGSRSDARPADQAHDVRLAVEARGARLAVDVGGTFTDVVLLTDDGLTTEKVPTTDDQSVGVVDGIEAVCEASGLDPGEIDSFAHGTTVSVNALLEGTGATTALVTTAGFRDVLEIGRQDRPALYDLAAEKPTPLVPRRRRHGIDERATVDGIETRVDEADVRDLADRLDDDVESVAVCLLHAYAHPENEERIASVLREECDVHVSTSNEVLAEFREYERTATTVADAYLTPTIDAYIGQLESRAADLGMPAPRVMQSNGGIADPATVRERAVTTVLSGPAAGVVGADATAGTHLDEHTSGLRGLITFDMGGTSSDVGLVRDGEIERTTDGSIAGRPIGTPMVDLTTVGAGGGSIAWVDAGGALRVGPESAGADPGPACYGRGGTDPTVTDAAVVLGYIGADSALGGDLELDTDAAREALAALAAEASLDGAVDAARGVHRVANAAMTRAIRSVTTERGHDPRRFGLAAFGGAGPMHAAALADALGIETAVVPRACGVLSAYGLLAADEKHDAARTHRTPLADLDVGAVERVYDDLADEVRTDVSDPSAARIERAADCRYVGQSFELTVPVDESVDPAILEDRFHDAHGTAAGYRMDDAVELVTLRTTATVEREPRAAGYAGEGESRKEDRSVVFDDERHETSVYAREALAPGREIDGPAILEATESTAVVPPSWRAAVADDGSLILSREAGS
- a CDS encoding zinc metalloprotease, yielding MRFDTRELFDLAVAWIALGVAFALFFDSFFGVSLQGALLSGDVGALLSPAVVRVFALSMLTAGIGFLLHELAHKVVAQRFGQIAGFRADYGMLFIAVVSALAGFLFAAPGAVYHQGRITERQNGLIALAGPVTNLVLAVAFAPLALLAGGFLGVVGAFGVGINLLLAGFNMLPFGPLDGRKVLSWSVVVFAVAFVVSVGSAVFVLLTFGVGL
- a CDS encoding TraB/GumN family protein, producing MSDPAATADAGSGSNAGSGSGSVRVVGTAHVSADSVDEVERTIADERPDVVAVELDEGRYRQLKGEEPDDLDASDLLRGNTVFQFLAYWLLSYVQTRLGDEFDITPGADMLAAVETAEEFDLNVALVDRDIQVTVQRFWARMTGTEKLRMLLSLPLAFAPPAAVALGLGLSAGAILGFPIEAFFGPLVLPPSLTLPGLVFSGIDYLLVAIALGLGTALVFLGLFALTAPEEGEHEEIAMEDLTDADVVGAMLEEFRAFSPGGAEALIDERDAFIAHRLVGLREAGHRVVAVVGAGHQAGIERYLTNPELLPPQEELVGRETGGRFSPYKIVGYLFTLGFLAFFLLLAMAGARNGFLLRLFGAWFLVNGVFAATLARLAGAHWTSAGVGGAVAWLTSVNPLLAPGWFAGYVELRYLDVNIGDISTLNEILGDEEAPIPELLDRLREVALFRLIAVVALTNVGSIVASFLFAVVVLPYLATGVGGVDGVVRLMVEGAHNSVDLLWGTLR
- a CDS encoding acyl-CoA thioesterase, yielding MTDVVDTYIENREMVQPNHANNLQTAHGGHVLKWMDEVGAMSAMRFAGRSCVTARINRVDFERPIQVGDIALIEAYVYRAGRTSVRVRLRAYREDLGTGSRELTTESYFVYVAIDDDREPTTVPELTVDTTEGERLRDEALAGDGGADAGHRSRQG
- a CDS encoding rubrerythrin-like domain-containing protein — protein: MVRTDPYSPEESYHECMDCHNRVAADEGGGLCSECGGPLRNLAVSRE
- a CDS encoding HEWD family protein, translating into MSADLVPPRERECVQCGRREAWDEDVATWTVDGETIGEVYCVHEWDINGEYSPFR